One genomic segment of Candidatus Berkiella aquae includes these proteins:
- a CDS encoding SpoIIE family protein phosphatase, producing MKTDIATSYGRILSADNEAQFRRDVVDYLEDSGFTMYEAKDGEEALAVFRDKKPDLVLSSLVMPGINGLGLLESIKRESPETPVVIVAETHDTDHLIEALRLGAQDYVLKPVANMAVLEHAVCRALESGRLISENKKYRQELEAKNIQLARSLQTLKEDQVAGKSVQERLLPKEEVRFHSYRFTHRVIPSLYLSGDFIDYFEISQDKIIFYIADVSGHGASSAFVTILLKSFIEKIVLNYQMGYDDNVLHPEKVLKLLSDEILKVKLGKYLTMIYGVIDLSKEMLIYSVGGHSPNPLVWDGKQSHFLPGRGFAVGIFSGSYYEQYQYPLHGPFGIAMFSDGVFEIIKGNNLDEKESKLLALMAKPHVTIEDMLLEFGVSPEQSYPDDISLLMIRKD from the coding sequence ATGAAAACAGATATTGCTACATCTTATGGACGAATTCTAAGCGCTGATAATGAAGCGCAGTTTCGTCGAGATGTTGTTGATTATTTAGAAGACAGTGGCTTTACCATGTATGAGGCAAAAGATGGTGAAGAAGCCTTAGCTGTTTTTCGTGACAAAAAACCTGATTTAGTATTGAGTAGCTTAGTGATGCCGGGGATAAACGGTTTGGGACTATTAGAATCTATTAAAAGAGAATCGCCGGAAACACCGGTTGTTATCGTGGCGGAAACGCATGATACCGATCATCTCATTGAAGCATTACGTTTGGGTGCACAAGATTATGTATTAAAACCCGTCGCCAATATGGCCGTACTTGAGCATGCCGTTTGCCGTGCATTAGAAAGCGGTCGGTTAATCAGTGAGAATAAAAAATATCGGCAAGAATTAGAGGCTAAAAATATTCAACTGGCACGTAGCTTACAAACCTTAAAAGAAGATCAAGTTGCAGGTAAAAGTGTTCAGGAACGTTTATTACCGAAAGAAGAAGTGAGATTTCATTCGTATCGTTTTACTCATAGGGTGATCCCCTCACTTTATCTGAGTGGCGATTTTATTGATTATTTTGAAATAAGCCAAGACAAAATTATTTTTTACATTGCCGATGTTTCTGGGCATGGAGCCTCTTCTGCATTCGTAACGATTTTGCTAAAAAGCTTTATAGAGAAAATCGTTCTCAATTATCAGATGGGATATGATGACAATGTACTGCATCCTGAAAAAGTATTGAAGTTACTCAGTGATGAAATTTTAAAAGTAAAACTGGGTAAGTATTTGACGATGATTTATGGCGTCATCGATTTATCAAAAGAGATGCTGATATATAGTGTGGGAGGCCATAGTCCTAATCCGTTGGTTTGGGATGGAAAGCAAAGTCACTTCTTGCCAGGAAGAGGGTTTGCAGTAGGCATTTTTAGTGGCTCTTATTATGAGCAATATCAGTATCCGTTGCATGGTCCATTTGGCATAGCCATGTTTTCAGATGGGGTTTTTGAAATAATCAAAGGAAATAATTTAGATGAAAAGGAAAGTAAATTACTTGCATTAATGGCAAAACCTCATGTCACGATTGAGGATATGCTACTTGAATTTGGGGTGAGTCCTGAACAAAGTTATCCCGATGATATCTCCTTATTAATGATTCGTAAGGATTAG
- a CDS encoding OprO/OprP family phosphate-selective porin has protein sequence MSKMTNSRLALLALAGLAAIASGPAFADSMTVDSKGGLEVFQSDSTDYWFRFGGRLMFDQAWFDVGDNGSAFPSGAQIRNARVTLKGGVGPHWVYKLDVDFVDSAGNAGTSRFGEAWLGYEACDAFFFALGQISVPFGLENWGSSSDTPFMELALPSNAFAPNYGLGLYGEWHGQMITLAGAVYHPGGAGFRQTGDVIASPPVIAGVVQPGAGPFGSAAGSDTLGGAARITFSPVHDSYTVYHLGASGRYEDRHNEANGFDFFTPMEVRARQTPVLFTNIPPNSVKDIQVYGAELAGRWGPFMLQGEYMWARANREDIYPVGDLRNPAGDQKYHGYYVTASYVLTGEIKEYDFDSGTFGAVHPKCRSGAWELLARHSYVNLLDSQALASNPYFFFIDVPVNHFSNFVESADIVGSAHATTVGLTWWVNDNVRFLANYNRTSLPADFSVSILGLRGQVIW, from the coding sequence ATGAGCAAGATGACAAATAGTAGATTGGCCTTGTTGGCTCTAGCGGGCCTCGCTGCCATCGCGTCAGGACCAGCATTCGCTGATAGCATGACGGTAGATTCAAAAGGTGGTTTGGAAGTATTCCAAAGTGACTCAACCGATTATTGGTTCCGTTTTGGCGGACGACTCATGTTCGATCAAGCTTGGTTCGACGTTGGTGACAATGGTAGTGCTTTCCCAAGTGGTGCACAAATTCGTAACGCTCGTGTTACCTTAAAAGGTGGCGTAGGTCCTCATTGGGTTTACAAATTAGATGTTGATTTTGTTGATTCAGCAGGTAACGCAGGAACCTCACGTTTTGGCGAAGCATGGCTTGGTTATGAAGCTTGCGACGCATTCTTCTTTGCTTTGGGTCAAATCAGCGTTCCATTCGGTCTAGAAAACTGGGGTAGCTCAAGCGATACACCTTTCATGGAACTCGCGCTTCCTTCCAACGCATTCGCGCCTAACTATGGTTTAGGTCTTTATGGTGAATGGCATGGTCAAATGATTACCCTTGCTGGTGCAGTATATCACCCAGGTGGTGCAGGCTTTAGACAAACCGGTGACGTGATTGCTTCTCCTCCCGTTATTGCGGGTGTTGTTCAGCCTGGTGCTGGCCCATTCGGCAGCGCAGCAGGTAGCGATACTTTAGGCGGTGCAGCGCGTATTACTTTCTCACCTGTGCATGACAGCTATACAGTTTACCATTTAGGTGCTTCTGGTCGTTATGAAGATAGACACAACGAAGCAAATGGCTTCGACTTCTTCACACCAATGGAAGTCCGTGCACGTCAAACGCCTGTATTGTTTACAAACATTCCACCTAACTCAGTTAAAGATATCCAAGTTTATGGTGCTGAGTTAGCAGGTCGTTGGGGACCATTCATGCTCCAAGGTGAATACATGTGGGCACGTGCTAACCGTGAAGATATTTACCCAGTGGGCGATTTACGTAACCCAGCTGGCGACCAAAAATATCATGGTTACTATGTAACAGCTTCTTATGTATTGACTGGCGAAATCAAAGAGTATGATTTTGATAGCGGAACCTTTGGCGCTGTTCATCCTAAATGCCGTAGCGGTGCATGGGAATTGTTAGCACGTCACAGTTATGTGAACTTGCTTGACAGCCAAGCATTGGCAAGCAACCCTTACTTCTTCTTTATCGATGTTCCAGTCAACCATTTCTCCAATTTTGTTGAAAGTGCGGACATCGTTGGGTCTGCGCATGCAACAACCGTTGGTTTAACATGGTGGGTTAACGATAACGTTAGATTCTTGGCTAACTACAATCGCACCTCCTTGCCTGCTGACTTTAGCGTAAGTATCTTAGGCTTACGTGGCCAGGTAATCTGGTAA
- a CDS encoding type I secretion system permease/ATPase: protein MDHPSDSSKKKKDKDKDKDKAEKQSAQSPIESAVEVAGNLIKENNTKADEPEAKEQWRVPPAHHIAHDPLLGCLVVLTRLEHNPFSPETLIAGLPLVDNKLTPELFIRAAARAGLSAQIVSRSLADISSLVLPAVLLLKNRQACILIAKNEEKGTATIIQPESKEGEQVISLADLNKEYTGYSIFSRPAFRFDQRSDEGFKERPKNWFWSVIATTWKIYSEVLIASFFINVFAIASSLFVMNVYDRVVPNNAMDTLTVLSIGVLIVFSFDFLMKMLRGYFIDIAAKKTDVLLSSNIFEQMMGIRMEARPESVGNFANNLQQFDSFRDFFTSTTISTLIDLPFVLFFIAIIFTLGGYIVIVPILAVPLVILVGFLIQGPLNKAVKESYRYSGQKHAMLIESLAAVETIKSISAESPLQRKWEHAVGMSAKIGTKVRGWSLTAISFSVFVQQVAGVVVVILGVNRIADGDMTMGALIACTILTGRALAPLSQIAGLMTRYHQSVAALQSLDNVMKMPTDRLRGRTPLHRPHLTGDIEIRDVTFKYPRQQVPALANITISISPGEKVGIIGRIGSGKTTIEKLILGLYQPTEGTVLMDGTEISQLDPASMRRNIGYVPQDVILFYGSVKENITYGAPFADDVSILRAAKIAGVTDFVSKHPQGFDMPVGERGEKLSGGQRQAVAIARALILDPPILVLDEPTNMMDNRTEEIFKNQLIEASKGKTLVLVTHKGSLLSLVDRLILMDGGKVIADGPRDLVLKALAEGKLHSHAR from the coding sequence ATGGATCATCCTAGCGATTCATCGAAAAAGAAGAAAGATAAAGATAAGGACAAAGACAAAGCTGAAAAACAGTCAGCACAGTCACCTATTGAAAGTGCTGTTGAAGTAGCTGGTAACCTTATCAAAGAGAACAATACCAAAGCAGATGAGCCTGAAGCTAAAGAGCAGTGGCGAGTGCCGCCTGCTCATCATATTGCGCATGATCCATTATTAGGATGTTTAGTCGTATTGACGCGTTTGGAACATAATCCCTTTTCGCCAGAAACGCTAATCGCAGGTTTACCCTTAGTCGACAATAAACTGACGCCTGAATTATTTATTCGAGCAGCAGCGCGTGCTGGATTATCGGCACAAATAGTTTCGCGCTCGCTCGCAGATATCTCATCGCTAGTATTACCTGCTGTTTTATTACTAAAAAATCGCCAAGCATGCATTCTGATCGCAAAAAATGAAGAGAAGGGTACGGCAACAATTATTCAGCCCGAATCAAAAGAAGGTGAGCAAGTTATATCGCTTGCCGATCTAAATAAAGAATATACAGGCTATTCGATTTTTTCTAGACCTGCTTTTCGTTTTGATCAACGCAGCGATGAAGGTTTTAAAGAAAGACCTAAAAATTGGTTCTGGAGTGTGATTGCTACCACTTGGAAGATCTATTCAGAAGTACTCATTGCTTCTTTCTTTATTAACGTATTTGCAATTGCGTCTTCGTTGTTTGTGATGAATGTATATGACCGCGTTGTCCCTAACAATGCAATGGATACCTTAACCGTATTATCGATTGGGGTACTTATTGTCTTTTCTTTTGATTTCTTGATGAAGATGTTGCGTGGTTATTTCATTGATATTGCCGCGAAGAAAACAGACGTCCTGTTATCGTCAAATATTTTTGAACAGATGATGGGTATTCGGATGGAAGCTCGCCCGGAATCCGTCGGTAATTTTGCCAATAACTTACAGCAATTTGATTCATTTAGGGATTTCTTTACATCAACAACCATTAGTACTTTGATTGATTTACCCTTCGTCTTATTTTTTATTGCGATTATCTTCACGTTAGGTGGTTATATTGTCATTGTACCCATTTTAGCCGTACCATTAGTCATATTGGTTGGTTTTTTAATTCAAGGTCCGTTGAATAAAGCGGTGAAAGAATCTTACCGTTATTCTGGTCAGAAGCACGCCATGTTAATTGAATCTTTAGCCGCTGTTGAAACCATTAAAAGTATCTCTGCAGAAAGCCCATTACAACGAAAATGGGAACATGCCGTTGGGATGTCAGCAAAGATAGGCACCAAAGTGAGAGGATGGTCATTAACTGCAATTAGTTTCTCAGTCTTTGTGCAACAAGTTGCAGGTGTGGTGGTTGTAATCTTAGGTGTGAATCGTATTGCGGATGGTGATATGACCATGGGGGCGCTGATTGCCTGTACCATTTTAACGGGGCGCGCACTCGCACCTTTATCACAAATTGCCGGATTAATGACGCGTTATCATCAATCGGTTGCTGCATTACAATCGTTAGATAATGTCATGAAAATGCCAACGGATAGATTACGTGGACGTACCCCTTTACACCGACCCCACTTAACGGGTGACATTGAAATTCGTGATGTAACTTTTAAATATCCACGTCAACAAGTCCCAGCACTTGCTAATATAACGATTAGTATTTCTCCAGGAGAAAAAGTAGGGATTATTGGACGGATTGGTTCGGGTAAAACGACTATTGAAAAACTCATATTAGGCTTGTATCAACCGACCGAAGGAACGGTATTAATGGATGGCACGGAAATTAGCCAGTTAGATCCAGCCTCAATGAGACGTAATATTGGTTACGTACCTCAAGATGTTATTTTGTTTTATGGTTCGGTCAAAGAAAATATTACCTATGGTGCTCCTTTTGCAGATGATGTTTCCATCTTAAGAGCAGCCAAAATTGCTGGAGTCACCGATTTTGTGTCGAAGCATCCACAAGGATTTGATATGCCAGTGGGTGAACGTGGTGAAAAGCTTTCAGGTGGGCAAAGACAAGCGGTGGCGATTGCCAGAGCGTTGATTTTAGATCCTCCCATATTGGTCTTGGATGAGCCTACTAATATGATGGACAATCGTACAGAAGAGATTTTTAAGAATCAGCTCATTGAAGCTTCAAAAGGTAAAACATTAGTATTAGTGACGCACAAAGGCTCGTTATTATCATTAGTTGATCGCTTGATTTTAATGGATGGTGGCAAAGTGATTGCTGATGGCCCGAGAGATTTGGTTTTAAAAGCACTGGCAGAGGGGAAGTTGCACTCACATGCGCGATAA
- a CDS encoding STAS domain-containing protein, translated as MQTYPILYLNKKDLFVLKLIGELRFNIAPTLENVLKLSNPYEAKKDILIDMTQTTMVDSTVLGTLLNFFLSEDNRILFTQEPPSIVCNNDDIKRILRDIGINQLFLVKEYDERLAEIWDEYTMVEENMVEKDVIEECIRHSHLTLSQLHRPSRDMDLVVRTLKDK; from the coding sequence ATGCAAACTTACCCTATTTTATATCTCAATAAGAAAGATTTATTTGTTCTAAAGTTGATTGGCGAATTACGCTTTAACATTGCGCCGACTTTAGAGAACGTTCTGAAGCTCAGTAATCCTTACGAAGCTAAAAAAGATATTCTGATTGATATGACGCAAACAACGATGGTTGATAGTACGGTATTGGGTACCTTGTTAAATTTCTTTTTATCAGAAGATAATCGAATATTATTTACTCAAGAGCCACCTAGTATTGTTTGTAATAATGATGACATAAAACGGATATTACGAGATATTGGGATAAATCAGTTGTTTCTTGTCAAAGAATATGATGAACGGTTGGCAGAAATCTGGGATGAATATACGATGGTTGAAGAGAACATGGTAGAGAAAGATGTGATAGAAGAATGTATTCGCCATTCACATTTAACATTAAGTCAATTACATCGACCCAGTCGAGATATGGATCTTGTCGTTAGAACGTTGAAAGATAAGTGA
- a CDS encoding LuxR C-terminal-related transcriptional regulator: MILIASSDAAIATLWHKELESQFSVYEVDIHERRALDLCLKKVPFEVLVVDLQLLGESGVNEIASLRDIQPQLHIVIMAKVPDEREEISAIIFGAKAYCHFDIQLSLLPKVINTVMANELWVDRKFVTRLLLEIEDITQAKHQEAKHLDKGIATMTPRECEIAGLVATGASNRKIAEQLSISERTVKAHLGVIFRKIGITDRLQLALYMNRHQQITSIWHGSKPPHQDKH; the protein is encoded by the coding sequence ATGATATTAATTGCTTCTTCAGATGCAGCCATTGCAACTCTCTGGCATAAAGAGCTGGAAAGTCAATTTAGTGTCTATGAAGTAGATATTCATGAGCGACGAGCATTGGATTTGTGTCTGAAGAAAGTACCCTTTGAAGTATTGGTTGTGGACTTACAGTTACTAGGCGAGTCAGGTGTTAATGAGATTGCAAGTTTGCGAGATATCCAACCGCAATTGCATATTGTGATCATGGCGAAAGTACCGGATGAAAGAGAAGAGATCTCTGCCATTATATTTGGTGCGAAGGCTTATTGTCATTTTGATATACAATTAAGTCTTTTACCTAAAGTGATTAACACCGTTATGGCAAATGAGTTATGGGTTGATCGCAAATTTGTGACACGCTTATTGTTAGAAATAGAAGATATCACGCAGGCTAAGCATCAAGAGGCCAAGCACTTGGATAAAGGGATTGCAACCATGACACCCAGAGAATGTGAAATTGCTGGATTGGTTGCAACCGGTGCCAGTAATAGGAAAATAGCCGAACAACTTAGTATTTCTGAACGGACAGTCAAAGCACATTTAGGTGTTATCTTTCGCAAAATTGGTATCACTGATCGTCTACAACTTGCTTTATATATGAATCGTCATCAACAGATAACGTCTATATGGCATGGTAGTAAACCACCACATCAAGATAAGCATTAA
- a CDS encoding MlaA family lipoprotein yields the protein MLRRLLSCALLSAMLWGCQKTNPHPLDPFEGINREIYGLNKTIDKAVIRPVAYVYWKYLPLPFQAGIGNFFDNLREIPNVANDILQGKIAYATHDAGRFLINSTLGIGGFFDVAGNLGMPHRREDFGQTLYTWGWCESAYLVLPILGPSTIRDTVGIAVDYYAFSVWPWIEDDEWRYGLLALDLIDLRARLLRHDTVLSTVAVDEYAFIRDAYFQRRLYLINNELDKDENDDPYDAASASDNKLLAPEVKSEPKPEEAAKETEKTQEKKTDALSKSEENKTETSAKKAQEKKVETAQKKVETKEAQAKTVEIKTDAVASQVPEIKPGKEATKTAIANESAKTTNVVLPSAPPSFDEKSK from the coding sequence ATGTTGCGCCGCTTACTATCTTGCGCGTTATTAAGCGCCATGTTGTGGGGTTGTCAAAAGACAAATCCTCATCCACTTGATCCCTTTGAAGGGATCAACCGTGAAATTTATGGTCTAAACAAAACAATTGATAAAGCCGTCATTAGACCGGTTGCTTATGTTTATTGGAAATATTTGCCTTTACCCTTCCAAGCAGGGATAGGTAACTTCTTTGATAACTTAAGAGAAATACCTAATGTTGCAAACGATATATTGCAAGGAAAAATTGCTTACGCCACCCATGATGCCGGCCGCTTCTTAATCAATTCTACTTTAGGAATAGGTGGCTTTTTTGATGTTGCAGGCAATTTGGGAATGCCTCACCGTAGAGAAGATTTTGGCCAAACACTTTACACTTGGGGTTGGTGTGAATCTGCTTATTTAGTATTACCTATCCTTGGGCCTAGCACGATTCGAGATACTGTCGGTATTGCTGTCGATTATTATGCCTTTAGCGTATGGCCATGGATTGAAGATGATGAATGGCGTTATGGATTGTTAGCATTAGATCTTATCGATCTGCGCGCAAGATTATTACGGCATGATACGGTGCTAAGTACTGTCGCTGTCGATGAGTATGCTTTCATTCGAGATGCTTATTTCCAACGTCGTTTATATCTCATTAATAATGAATTAGATAAAGATGAGAATGATGATCCTTATGATGCCGCTTCTGCCAGTGATAATAAATTGTTAGCCCCAGAAGTAAAATCAGAACCTAAACCTGAAGAAGCTGCTAAAGAAACTGAAAAAACGCAAGAAAAGAAAACCGATGCACTAAGCAAATCTGAAGAAAACAAGACTGAAACAAGTGCCAAAAAAGCACAAGAGAAGAAAGTTGAAACTGCGCAAAAGAAAGTAGAAACAAAAGAAGCTCAAGCAAAAACGGTAGAGATCAAGACCGATGCTGTCGCTTCGCAGGTGCCAGAAATCAAACCTGGCAAAGAGGCAACGAAAACAGCGATTGCTAATGAGAGCGCTAAAACGACCAATGTGGTACTGCCAAGCGCACCACCTTCTTTTGATGAGAAATCTAAGTAA
- a CDS encoding HlyD family type I secretion periplasmic adaptor subunit yields MRDKFLKLRESMNELAEAKKKAEIGEVDVEFMTDSSAAMMQGIPFRYHLILIAAAAFLFVGGIWASFATLDVVTVAQGKVIPSRSMQTVQNLEGGIVKDIRVKVGEVVERGQVVMVIDDTRFVSSMKEGEVQSDALQAKIERLEAETSGKPLVFNKQLQENSPDTVRNELNLYENRKTELQVKLNILKDDVEQRKQELTGAQGKKEQLERSLALVKKELALTKPLVSQGAVSEVDVLRLERTVNDLAGELEQTQLSIPKLEASLTGAQRKIDELLLGFKSDAFKELNAARAEYSRLFESNKAAADRVTRTIVRSPVRGTVNQVKVTTIGGIVQPGQDLMDIVPLDDTLLIEANVRPSDIGFLRPGLPATVKISAYDFSIYGGLKAVVEHISADTITDEKGNSFYQIRVRTTEASYLVGKHGERLQIIPGMSATVDILTGQKTVLEYLLKPIIKAKRNAMRER; encoded by the coding sequence ATGCGCGATAAATTTTTAAAATTACGAGAATCCATGAACGAGCTTGCAGAAGCCAAGAAGAAGGCTGAGATCGGCGAAGTGGATGTTGAATTTATGACGGATTCCAGTGCGGCAATGATGCAAGGGATCCCGTTTCGTTATCACCTCATTTTAATTGCTGCAGCAGCTTTCTTATTTGTTGGAGGTATTTGGGCGAGCTTTGCCACGCTGGATGTTGTGACGGTTGCCCAAGGTAAAGTCATTCCTTCTCGTAGTATGCAAACTGTTCAAAACTTGGAAGGGGGTATTGTAAAAGATATCCGTGTCAAAGTGGGTGAAGTCGTTGAGCGCGGGCAAGTTGTGATGGTCATTGACGATACACGCTTTGTTTCTTCCATGAAAGAGGGGGAAGTACAAAGTGATGCTTTACAAGCAAAAATCGAACGTTTAGAAGCCGAAACATCAGGTAAGCCATTAGTTTTCAATAAGCAGCTGCAGGAAAATTCTCCAGATACTGTTAGAAATGAACTTAATCTTTATGAAAATCGCAAAACTGAGTTGCAAGTCAAATTGAATATCTTAAAAGATGATGTGGAACAGCGTAAACAGGAATTGACCGGTGCGCAGGGTAAAAAAGAACAGCTTGAACGTAGTTTAGCTTTGGTGAAAAAAGAATTAGCGTTAACCAAACCGCTGGTGTCACAAGGCGCTGTTTCGGAAGTTGACGTGCTTCGTTTAGAACGCACAGTGAACGATTTAGCGGGTGAATTAGAACAAACACAATTATCCATTCCTAAATTAGAAGCAAGTTTAACTGGCGCTCAAAGAAAAATTGATGAATTACTGTTAGGTTTTAAATCAGATGCTTTTAAAGAGCTGAATGCGGCAAGGGCAGAGTATTCCCGTTTATTTGAGAGCAATAAAGCGGCTGCGGATAGAGTGACACGAACGATTGTACGATCGCCTGTAAGAGGGACTGTCAACCAAGTCAAGGTAACAACGATTGGTGGTATTGTACAACCAGGTCAAGATTTGATGGATATTGTTCCGTTAGACGATACCTTATTAATCGAAGCGAATGTTCGTCCTTCTGATATCGGCTTTTTAAGACCCGGATTGCCTGCCACCGTCAAAATTTCTGCGTATGATTTTTCGATTTATGGTGGTTTAAAAGCGGTTGTTGAACATATTAGTGCGGATACCATTACCGACGAAAAAGGGAATAGCTTTTATCAAATCCGTGTTCGAACAACCGAAGCAAGCTACTTAGTTGGTAAACATGGTGAACGTTTGCAAATTATTCCTGGTATGAGTGCAACAGTGGATATTTTAACAGGCCAAAAAACCGTATTGGAATATTTACTAAAACCAATAATCAAAGCTAAGCGTAATGCAATGAGAGAGCGTTAG